A stretch of Arachis hypogaea cultivar Tifrunner chromosome 15, arahy.Tifrunner.gnm2.J5K5, whole genome shotgun sequence DNA encodes these proteins:
- the LOC112749550 gene encoding homeobox protein HD1 has protein sequence MMQEPSLGMMGGGGGLGGEMSSATGSGEQQQRQLKAEIATHPLYEQVLAAHVACLRVATPIDQLPLIDAQLSQSHHVLRSYVSQHSLSLSPHDRQDLDNFLAQYLIVLCTFKEQLQQHVRVHAVEAVMACRDIENTLQALTGVSLGEGSGATMSDDEDEFQMDFCLDQSSGGGGDDMMGFGPLLPTESERSLMERVRQELKIELKQGFKSRIEDVREEILRKRRAGKLPGDTTSVLKNWWQQHAKWPYPTEDDKAKLVEETGLQLKQINNWFINQRKRNWHSNSQSVTSLKSKRKRM, from the exons ATGATGCAAGAACCAAGCTTGGGTATGATGGGTGGAGGAGGAGGGTTGGGAGGAGAGATGTCTTCAGCAACAGGGTCCGGCGAGCAGCAACAGCGGCAGCTGAAGGCGGAGATAGCAACACACCCGCTGTACGAGCAGGTTCTGGCAGCACACGTGGCGTGCCTGAGAGTTGCAACGCCAATAGACCAGCTTCCACTTATAGACGCACAGCTATCACAATCACACCATGTTCTTCGCTCATATGTCTCtcaacactctctctctctctctcctcacgaCCGTCAAGACCTTGATAATTTCCTC GCTCAGTACTTGATAGTGTTGTGTACTTTCAAAGAGCAGCTTCAGCAACATGTCAGAGTCCATGCCGTCGAGGCTGTCATGGCCTGCCGTGATATTGAAAATACCTTGCAAGCTCTCACCG GAGTGAGCCTGGGAGAAGGAAGTGGGGCAACAATGtcagatgatgaagatgaattTCAGATGGATTTCTGTTTGGATCAGtcgagtggtggtggtggtgatgacaTGATGGGATTTGGTCCCTTACTCCCTACGGAATCAGAAAGGTCACTGATGGAAAGAGTCCGTCAAGAACTCAAGATTGAGCTGAAGCAAGGATTCAAGTCAAGGATTGAAGATGTTAGGGAAGAAATCCTGAGGAAACGTAGAGCTGGCAAATTACCCGGTGACACCACTTCTGTCTTGAAGAACTGGTGGCAGCAGCATGCTAAGTGGCCTTATCCAACT GAAGATGACAAGGCAAAACTCGTGGAGGAGACAGGGTTGCAGCTGAAGCAAATCAACAACTGGTTCATCAACCAAAGGAAACGCAATTGGCACAGCAACTCTCAATCAGTTACCTCCCTCAAGTCCAAGCGCAAAAg AATGTAA